In a genomic window of Pseudoglutamicibacter albus:
- a CDS encoding heavy metal translocating P-type ATPase, whose translation MSSACGCGGDIVMEGIDVKTVPWWRDIEILVPLTSGLLLVAGFITGLLGYETAEQVLYWASLIIGAATFVPDALKRLTKGKIGVALLMTISAVGAVILGYVGEAAALAFLFSIAEALEEKAMAKAQGSLRALLDLTPDQATIRRGDTTITIPTSELTVGDHILIRPGERVPTDGTLITSRTDIDTSAITGESMPFTIEQGEHISAGSIATTTPLEIQATAPGTDNSLTTIVSLVQGAQNERGERARIADRIATPLVPGVLVLAALIAVIGSLVGDPELWITRALTVLVAASPCALAIAVPLTVIAAVGGASKYGVIIKSGAAFERFGTIRHIAIDKTGTLTRGKPQVAAVRSVPNVSMDVALEWAAALEQHSSHPIAAAITTAAPVVPTATDVTEQAGHGIEGWVDGDRIAIGSPRWLSPGPLSADTTELEENGMTTVVLHVNDEPTAVIGVRDELREGAADAVAALKKQGIGITMLTGDNARTANAIAAQADITDVRAELRPEDKVAAVQALNHVAMIGDGINDAPALAVADIGIAMGVGGADVAIESADIAFTGTDIRLLPRAFAHARRGRRIMNQNLAVSLALIVLLLPLSFFGVMSLAAVVLAHELTEVLVILNGLRASRQPHIHIHAGNVHTGHTHSSRADSHEVGAA comes from the coding sequence ATGAGCTCAGCGTGCGGTTGCGGCGGCGACATCGTCATGGAAGGCATCGACGTCAAAACAGTCCCGTGGTGGCGGGACATCGAAATCCTCGTGCCACTCACCTCGGGCCTGCTCCTCGTCGCCGGGTTCATCACCGGCCTACTCGGCTACGAAACGGCCGAACAGGTCCTCTACTGGGCCAGCCTCATCATCGGCGCGGCAACCTTCGTACCTGATGCCCTCAAGCGCCTCACCAAAGGCAAAATCGGTGTCGCACTCCTCATGACCATCAGCGCCGTCGGCGCCGTCATCCTCGGCTACGTCGGGGAAGCCGCAGCACTCGCGTTCCTGTTCTCCATCGCTGAAGCCCTCGAAGAAAAAGCGATGGCCAAAGCGCAAGGTAGCCTACGCGCCCTCCTCGACCTCACACCAGACCAAGCGACCATCCGCCGCGGCGACACCACCATCACCATCCCCACCTCCGAACTCACGGTAGGGGACCACATCCTCATCCGCCCAGGCGAACGCGTCCCCACCGACGGCACCCTGATCACCAGCCGCACCGACATCGACACCAGCGCCATCACCGGCGAATCCATGCCGTTCACCATAGAACAAGGCGAACACATCAGCGCCGGCTCCATCGCAACCACAACGCCACTGGAAATCCAGGCCACCGCGCCAGGAACCGATAACTCGCTCACGACCATCGTCTCGCTCGTGCAAGGAGCGCAAAACGAACGCGGGGAACGTGCGCGCATCGCTGACCGCATCGCTACACCGCTCGTGCCGGGCGTCCTCGTCCTAGCGGCACTCATCGCGGTGATCGGTTCGCTGGTGGGCGACCCAGAACTGTGGATCACCCGCGCCCTCACCGTGCTCGTGGCAGCGTCCCCATGTGCACTCGCCATCGCCGTCCCACTCACCGTGATCGCCGCAGTCGGCGGAGCCAGCAAATACGGCGTGATCATCAAATCCGGTGCCGCATTCGAACGGTTCGGAACCATCCGCCACATCGCGATCGACAAGACCGGGACCCTCACCCGCGGCAAACCACAGGTCGCCGCCGTCCGCTCCGTCCCGAACGTCAGCATGGACGTCGCCCTGGAATGGGCCGCCGCCCTCGAACAACACAGCTCCCACCCGATCGCCGCCGCGATCACCACCGCCGCACCCGTGGTCCCCACCGCAACCGACGTCACGGAACAGGCCGGCCACGGCATCGAAGGCTGGGTCGACGGCGACCGCATCGCGATCGGAAGCCCACGATGGCTCAGCCCCGGCCCGCTCAGCGCAGACACCACCGAGCTTGAAGAAAACGGCATGACCACCGTGGTTCTGCACGTCAACGACGAACCAACCGCGGTGATCGGTGTGCGCGATGAGCTCCGCGAAGGAGCGGCCGATGCGGTGGCTGCGTTGAAGAAACAGGGCATCGGGATCACGATGCTGACCGGCGACAACGCACGCACCGCGAACGCGATCGCGGCCCAAGCCGACATCACGGATGTCCGCGCCGAGCTGCGCCCCGAAGACAAAGTCGCCGCGGTCCAAGCGCTCAACCACGTCGCGATGATCGGCGACGGCATCAACGACGCGCCAGCGCTCGCCGTGGCTGACATCGGTATTGCAATGGGCGTGGGTGGAGCCGATGTCGCGATCGAGTCCGCTGACATCGCCTTCACCGGCACGGACATTCGCCTGCTTCCGCGGGCCTTCGCTCACGCACGCCGCGGCCGGCGCATCATGAACCAGAACCTCGCGGTATCGCTCGCGCTGATCGTGCTGTTGCTGCCGCTTTCGTTCTTCGGGGTCATGAGCCTCGCCGCCGTGGTGCTCGCGCACGAACTCACCGAGGTCCTCGTGATCCTCAACGGCCTGCGGGCATCACGCCAGCCGCACATCCACATTCATGCGGGGAACGTTCACACGGGGCACACTCACTCGTCACGGGCTGACAGCCACGAGGTCGGCGCTGCATAG
- a CDS encoding Txe/YoeB family addiction module toxin: MRLVWDESAWEDYKHWQIADRQILKRINKLIDACLRAPFTGIGKPEQLKYGAQGSWSRRITSEQRLVYLVDGEELIILQARYHY; this comes from the coding sequence GTGCGTCTGGTCTGGGACGAATCGGCGTGGGAGGACTACAAACACTGGCAGATAGCCGACCGGCAGATCTTGAAACGCATCAATAAACTTATTGACGCTTGCCTGCGTGCCCCATTCACCGGGATTGGCAAGCCCGAACAGCTGAAATACGGAGCGCAGGGTTCATGGTCGCGTCGCATAACCAGCGAGCAGCGACTGGTCTACCTTGTGGATGGCGAGGAACTTATCATCCTTCAGGCCCGATATCACTACTGA
- a CDS encoding GNAT family N-acetyltransferase: MITYRDEPGAVQAEQLEGFFVGWPTPPSAQQLVDVMDGSFRRVWALDGERVVGYINAISDGVLTAFIPWLEVLPEYQNQGIGQELVRRIVASLEGMYSIDLACDDHLIGYYERLGFFKGTAMVMRNRRVLRG, translated from the coding sequence ATGATTACGTATCGTGATGAGCCAGGCGCGGTTCAAGCCGAGCAGCTTGAGGGGTTCTTCGTCGGCTGGCCCACCCCGCCGAGTGCTCAACAGCTCGTGGATGTCATGGATGGCTCGTTCCGACGCGTGTGGGCGCTCGATGGCGAGCGCGTGGTCGGTTACATCAACGCGATTAGCGACGGTGTTCTCACCGCGTTCATCCCGTGGCTTGAGGTGCTGCCGGAGTATCAGAATCAGGGGATCGGGCAGGAGCTGGTGCGCCGCATCGTAGCCAGCCTCGAGGGCATGTATTCGATCGATCTGGCCTGCGACGATCACCTGATTGGCTACTATGAGCGGCTTGGTTTCTTCAAAGGGACCGCGATGGTGATGCGCAACCGACGCGTGTTGCGCGGCTAG
- a CDS encoding ribbon-helix-helix domain-containing protein: protein MRTINGQQVSEEQIDEWVAEAEDGYDVETLRRRGRKPRHENAAKVISIRLSPSEISDLDKYAATHGWSRSQAIREALRNAV from the coding sequence ATGAGGACGATTAATGGGCAACAGGTTAGCGAAGAACAAATCGATGAGTGGGTAGCGGAAGCCGAGGACGGCTACGATGTGGAGACGCTTCGCCGTCGAGGCAGGAAACCTCGCCACGAAAATGCGGCTAAAGTTATCTCCATTCGCCTTTCACCCAGCGAAATTTCAGACCTGGATAAATACGCGGCCACTCACGGATGGTCGAGGTCCCAGGCAATCCGAGAAGCTTTACGGAATGCCGTCTAA
- a CDS encoding type II toxin-antitoxin system Phd/YefM family antitoxin, which translates to MSISASEARKRLFPLIEQVNEDRDAIEIVSRKGNAILMPADEYAAWQETAYLFRSPANARRLLDAYERARSGKVEVHELDRTDEEH; encoded by the coding sequence ATGTCTATCAGTGCAAGCGAGGCACGCAAGAGACTTTTTCCCTTGATCGAGCAGGTCAATGAAGACCGTGACGCTATAGAAATTGTTTCCCGCAAAGGGAACGCCATCCTGATGCCAGCCGACGAGTATGCAGCCTGGCAAGAAACTGCCTACCTGTTCCGTTCACCGGCCAATGCTCGCCGATTGCTTGATGCATATGAACGAGCCCGCAGTGGAAAAGTCGAAGTTCATGAACTGGATCGTACAGACGAGGAGCACTGA
- a CDS encoding DUF488 domain-containing protein — MSSLSAKWTFRRVYEESEPTKGTRVLTDRLWPRGIKKEALDYDVWAKDAAPSSALRTWFHEAPEERWDEFKSRYSAELDENDAAAELAEELSHSAHVTLLTAAKDVEHSHVPVLAAWLQEHA; from the coding sequence ATGAGCTCGCTGAGTGCTAAGTGGACGTTTCGTCGTGTCTATGAGGAGTCAGAGCCGACTAAGGGTACCCGCGTTTTGACTGACAGACTGTGGCCTCGCGGGATCAAGAAGGAGGCCCTCGACTATGACGTATGGGCTAAGGACGCGGCCCCGAGCAGTGCCTTACGCACCTGGTTTCATGAGGCGCCGGAAGAGCGTTGGGATGAGTTCAAGAGCCGCTACAGTGCCGAACTTGATGAGAACGATGCGGCCGCTGAACTCGCGGAGGAACTGTCACATAGCGCTCACGTGACGTTACTGACGGCGGCTAAGGATGTTGAGCATTCTCACGTCCCGGTTCTGGCGGCCTGGTTGCAAGAGCATGCGTAG
- a CDS encoding ABC transporter permease, with amino-acid sequence MSFLGRAWRYCARKPVKTVIILAVLAAMGTVVMSAGAVTRSADQVAQEIDAKTGSGFVLENNPHYNMGTPRGAGNVKPADIEKLASLDGVVSHVARQNVTADLVGAKVLKPDHADYDQQREAQFGNAVNVWGVNESEIANAFRSGSLKLVEGRHLTSEDKHKSVIHEDLAKANNLKLGSTLTLKGNKYDVDNQQQSTKEVKTEVVGIVSGKNTRPVAVRSELYANTVFTDLDTTRTLYQFTPQTEIYQDANFFVAKDANFEDVVKAAAAQGIDWNNYQLSRSTQYLAGITGAVDGVTSIMNNTTVGATIFAAAVVALVLFLWLNERKKETGTLLAIGVNKANITAQYFAELILIAIPAFIVAYFAANSFAQWMGNTTLASVNKSAEQEMAQAGQFGADMESSASVQTLDSLAVGLSTASVIQAVIICVAVVAVVVAVTSLPMLRKSPRAILVDTK; translated from the coding sequence GTGTCGTTTCTAGGAAGAGCGTGGCGCTACTGTGCCCGAAAACCAGTCAAGACCGTGATTATCCTTGCTGTTCTCGCGGCGATGGGGACCGTGGTGATGTCCGCGGGCGCTGTGACCCGCTCCGCGGACCAGGTCGCACAAGAGATTGACGCGAAGACCGGTAGTGGCTTCGTGTTGGAGAATAACCCTCACTACAACATGGGTACCCCGCGTGGGGCGGGCAACGTGAAGCCTGCCGATATTGAAAAGCTTGCGAGCTTGGATGGTGTGGTCTCCCATGTCGCCCGCCAGAACGTCACTGCTGATCTTGTGGGTGCGAAGGTTCTCAAGCCTGACCACGCTGACTATGACCAGCAGCGCGAAGCCCAGTTCGGTAATGCCGTGAACGTGTGGGGCGTCAACGAATCTGAGATCGCTAACGCGTTCCGTAGTGGTTCGTTGAAGCTCGTCGAGGGCAGGCACTTGACGTCTGAAGACAAACACAAGTCCGTGATCCATGAAGATCTCGCGAAAGCGAACAACCTCAAACTTGGTAGCACGCTCACGTTGAAGGGCAACAAATACGACGTAGATAACCAGCAACAATCCACCAAAGAAGTGAAGACTGAGGTTGTCGGCATCGTATCCGGCAAGAACACCCGTCCAGTCGCGGTGCGTAGCGAACTGTACGCCAACACGGTTTTCACTGACTTGGATACAACGCGGACGCTGTATCAGTTCACACCTCAGACTGAGATTTATCAGGACGCGAACTTCTTTGTGGCCAAGGACGCCAACTTCGAGGACGTCGTCAAGGCCGCCGCAGCTCAGGGGATCGACTGGAACAACTACCAGCTTTCACGTTCCACCCAATACCTTGCTGGTATCACTGGGGCAGTGGACGGTGTCACGAGCATCATGAACAACACGACGGTGGGTGCGACGATCTTCGCCGCCGCCGTTGTAGCGCTCGTGTTGTTCCTATGGCTCAACGAACGCAAGAAAGAAACCGGGACCTTGCTCGCCATCGGCGTCAATAAAGCCAACATCACCGCCCAGTATTTCGCAGAGCTCATCCTGATCGCTATTCCAGCGTTCATCGTCGCCTATTTCGCGGCGAACAGTTTCGCTCAATGGATGGGGAACACGACGCTCGCGAGCGTCAATAAGTCCGCTGAACAAGAGATGGCTCAAGCTGGTCAGTTCGGTGCGGACATGGAATCCTCCGCCTCCGTTCAAACACTCGACAGCCTCGCGGTGGGACTCTCGACGGCTTCGGTGATCCAAGCGGTGATCATCTGTGTGGCTGTGGTCGCGGTGGTTGTCGCGGTTACCTCGCTACCGATGCTGCGTAAAAGCCCACGCGCGATCCTCGTGGACACCAAATGA
- a CDS encoding aspartate dehydrogenase domain-containing protein produces the protein MPYEGDVAGAIDKFPANLNVAVALAHTTGMWDETVVKLIADPATHQTKHTITASGASGSYRFEITNNPLPDSPATSGIVVNSVITGIRTIAGTSGVTV, from the coding sequence GTGCCCTACGAGGGTGACGTAGCCGGGGCTATCGACAAGTTCCCAGCCAACCTCAACGTGGCTGTCGCGCTCGCGCACACAACGGGGATGTGGGATGAGACAGTCGTGAAACTCATCGCCGACCCAGCCACACACCAAACCAAACACACCATCACAGCTAGCGGCGCATCGGGCTCCTACCGGTTCGAGATCACCAACAATCCCCTACCGGATTCCCCGGCAACCAGCGGGATCGTCGTGAACTCGGTGATCACCGGGATCCGGACCATCGCAGGCACGTCCGGAGTCACCGTCTAG
- a CDS encoding ABC transporter permease, with amino-acid sequence MSSPWPRAIRSVIRKPRRSILMTLIMAVVFTALVAQSGVRSSMADVKDAISTNVGAGFTATAGAVPGTNPDTGNATDTGNGTGQPPAQPPSQPPAQQAGIDESVLKRLAGLPQIAKHSVEAVTMPQLEGAKPVAGGRGVQLDPEFASAVTATGVSDSELNPGFQGKLYQLVEGTHVGEGTSQALIHREFAQLNNLKPGSTLTLAQGTTKVTVKVAGIFDGKTENPSGLPAGASENQVFVDLASARKLGAPLTTGRYFTHNAQELPEALKAAHQAAPDLTLEDNSAQFAPVLQAIAGVDKLLAVLLLGLSIAGACVLTLVSTFWARGRIHEVGILLSLGKSKGNVLSQFGIEASIFAAVAAVISTVAGTVLSGYLGRAIIAQAGDDALASIHLTASASGTVAALAWGFVIVLIGVSVGVLPLITQRPKRILSKRS; translated from the coding sequence ATGAGCAGTCCTTGGCCCCGAGCGATCCGCAGCGTGATCCGCAAACCGCGGCGCAGCATCCTCATGACACTCATCATGGCGGTCGTGTTCACCGCGCTCGTCGCCCAGTCCGGCGTTCGGTCCTCGATGGCGGACGTCAAGGACGCGATCAGCACCAACGTTGGCGCCGGCTTCACTGCAACCGCCGGCGCTGTACCCGGCACTAACCCTGATACTGGTAATGCCACTGATACTGGTAACGGTACTGGCCAGCCGCCTGCACAGCCGCCTTCCCAACCGCCTGCCCAGCAGGCCGGTATCGATGAGTCGGTGCTCAAACGTTTGGCTGGTTTGCCGCAGATCGCTAAGCACAGTGTGGAAGCGGTGACGATGCCGCAACTTGAGGGTGCTAAACCGGTCGCTGGTGGGCGTGGGGTCCAATTGGACCCTGAATTCGCTAGCGCAGTGACTGCGACTGGAGTCAGTGATTCGGAGTTGAACCCGGGGTTTCAGGGCAAGCTGTATCAGCTGGTTGAGGGAACGCACGTGGGTGAGGGCACATCGCAAGCGCTGATCCACCGGGAGTTCGCCCAGCTCAACAATCTCAAGCCGGGATCCACCCTCACCCTCGCTCAAGGCACAACGAAAGTCACCGTGAAGGTTGCGGGGATCTTTGACGGGAAAACAGAAAACCCAAGCGGGCTGCCGGCGGGTGCTTCAGAGAACCAGGTGTTCGTGGACCTCGCCTCAGCACGGAAGCTCGGAGCACCGCTGACCACCGGCCGGTATTTCACCCATAACGCCCAGGAACTCCCGGAAGCTCTCAAAGCGGCTCATCAGGCCGCGCCAGACCTTACATTGGAGGACAATTCTGCGCAGTTCGCCCCGGTTCTCCAGGCGATCGCCGGAGTGGACAAACTATTGGCGGTCCTGTTGCTGGGCTTGAGCATCGCGGGTGCGTGCGTGCTCACGCTCGTGAGTACGTTCTGGGCACGGGGCCGCATCCACGAGGTAGGCATCTTGCTGTCGCTCGGGAAATCGAAGGGCAATGTGCTCTCACAGTTCGGGATTGAGGCAAGCATTTTCGCCGCCGTCGCCGCAGTCATCTCAACCGTAGCTGGGACGGTTCTGTCCGGCTATCTCGGGCGGGCAATCATCGCTCAGGCGGGGGATGACGCGCTGGCCTCAATCCACCTCACAGCCAGTGCAAGCGGCACGGTTGCCGCGCTTGCGTGGGGTTTCGTCATCGTGCTGATCGGCGTTTCGGTAGGCGTTCTGCCTCTCATCACCCAACGCCCCAAACGCATTCTTTCAAAACGTAGTTAG
- a CDS encoding ATP-binding cassette domain-containing protein produces MSIMQLDHVGYTYGSTAQRVLNKVTYDFDLGTFYAIVGSSGAGKTTMLSLLAGLDAPTDGVVRFNGTDIATTGYTRHRRDQIALVFQNYNLIDYLTPIENLRLVNSKATVEDLTRLGVDAAAAQRNVLALSGGQQQRVAIGRALVSSAPVILADEPTGNLDEETAEGVIEILRDAAHQQNKCVIVVTHSKQLAKAADVTLRLERRNLVEHRN; encoded by the coding sequence ATGTCCATCATGCAACTAGACCACGTCGGTTACACGTACGGCAGCACCGCCCAGCGGGTGCTCAACAAGGTCACCTATGACTTCGATCTCGGCACGTTCTATGCGATCGTCGGCTCTTCCGGCGCGGGTAAGACAACGATGCTGAGCCTGCTCGCAGGTCTCGATGCGCCCACTGACGGTGTTGTGCGTTTCAACGGCACAGACATCGCCACCACAGGCTACACACGTCACCGGCGCGACCAGATCGCGTTGGTGTTCCAGAACTACAACTTGATTGACTACCTCACCCCTATTGAGAACCTGCGGTTGGTGAACTCGAAAGCCACGGTCGAGGACCTGACCCGCCTTGGGGTCGATGCGGCCGCAGCTCAGCGGAACGTGTTGGCTTTGTCCGGTGGGCAGCAACAGCGTGTCGCGATCGGACGAGCGCTGGTTTCCTCTGCACCTGTGATCCTCGCTGATGAGCCGACAGGTAACCTGGATGAAGAAACCGCGGAAGGTGTGATCGAGATTCTGCGTGATGCCGCGCATCAGCAAAATAAATGCGTGATCGTGGTGACTCACTCCAAACAGCTTGCGAAGGCTGCGGATGTCACGTTGCGTCTTGAACGCCGCAACCTCGTGGAGCACCGCAACTAA
- a CDS encoding HigA family addiction module antitoxin, with the protein MIKSIHPGEILMEDFIQGFGITQHKVAVSIGVPPRRINEIVHGKRGITADMAIRLARYFGTSEEFWMNLQSNYELRLQRRALKNTVDAISPLQVA; encoded by the coding sequence GTGATCAAGTCGATCCACCCAGGAGAGATCCTGATGGAGGACTTCATCCAAGGTTTCGGGATCACGCAGCATAAGGTCGCTGTGTCTATCGGTGTTCCTCCGAGGCGGATCAACGAGATCGTGCATGGCAAGCGAGGTATCACTGCAGATATGGCGATACGGCTGGCGCGGTATTTCGGGACGTCCGAGGAGTTTTGGATGAATCTTCAGTCGAACTACGAGCTACGGTTGCAGCGTCGCGCGTTGAAGAATACGGTTGATGCTATTTCTCCGCTACAAGTGGCATGA
- a CDS encoding 2'-5' RNA ligase family protein, protein MASPQNILLYLPPEQERQVREIFDALEARGFPRQNQTPHITISFSHDMAPAAVERAAEVLPAVIPAEFQRVGTVIFGTRRKQTVAWLLETGEPMRQAVREISVLNPEDHRTDWIPHLTMGLRLPRETVPEYVAALDEVTPRHFKELLAHRAGFWKPVTREYRALAGAH, encoded by the coding sequence GTGGCGTCACCGCAGAACATTCTGTTGTATTTACCGCCTGAGCAGGAGCGGCAGGTGCGCGAGATTTTCGATGCCCTCGAAGCCCGCGGTTTCCCGCGCCAAAACCAGACCCCACACATCACTATCTCTTTTTCACACGATATGGCGCCGGCAGCCGTGGAACGCGCCGCCGAGGTTTTACCAGCCGTGATCCCCGCGGAGTTTCAACGAGTCGGCACCGTGATATTCGGTACGCGCCGCAAACAGACGGTCGCATGGCTTTTGGAAACGGGGGAGCCGATGCGGCAAGCAGTCCGCGAGATCAGCGTGCTTAACCCGGAGGATCACCGCACGGACTGGATCCCACACCTCACGATGGGCCTGCGGCTGCCGCGCGAAACCGTGCCCGAATATGTTGCGGCACTGGATGAGGTGACCCCGCGGCATTTCAAAGAACTGCTAGCGCACCGGGCGGGCTTCTGGAAACCAGTAACCCGGGAATATCGGGCGCTCGCCGGGGCTCACTGA
- a CDS encoding Abi family protein, which translates to MTDPHSTYAKPFLIVPEQVRRLRERGMDCGDDAYAAQILERYGYYRLSGYRHIYRDRPVPPAWQFSDDGREIRLDTFAPGTSLAHVLRYTNSTTNCAPGSVTFSA; encoded by the coding sequence ATGACAGATCCGCACAGCACCTATGCGAAACCGTTCTTGATAGTCCCTGAACAGGTACGCCGGCTACGCGAGCGCGGCATGGACTGCGGTGACGATGCGTATGCGGCTCAGATCCTGGAGCGATACGGATACTATCGGCTCTCGGGCTATCGGCATATTTACCGTGATCGTCCTGTGCCACCTGCGTGGCAATTCAGTGATGATGGCCGTGAGATCCGCTTAGATACCTTCGCTCCCGGAACCAGCCTCGCACATGTATTGCGCTATACGAATTCGACCACGAACTGCGCACCCGGCTCGGTGACGTTCTCAGCATGA
- a CDS encoding GNAT family N-acetyltransferase: MKRHSIEIIAHQELTEADLRGLRQLFDSEYLEEFGEWDPQQPYGYAPHDVHIMARNEGRIVGHVGWARREITVGTETLAIAGVGGVLISADARGTRLGSELMSWAAQSMRDGGRVAFGYLGCRDQVVPFYASCGWKKIRARERSVGCDGEPVEQEPGPPILVLPIAPFEMWPDGDIDLRGRAW; this comes from the coding sequence GTGAAGCGTCATTCGATCGAGATCATCGCCCACCAAGAGCTCACTGAAGCCGATCTGCGTGGGCTTCGGCAACTCTTCGACAGCGAATATCTCGAGGAGTTCGGAGAATGGGATCCACAGCAGCCCTACGGCTATGCGCCACATGATGTCCACATCATGGCGCGAAACGAAGGTCGCATCGTAGGCCACGTGGGATGGGCGCGCCGCGAGATCACGGTTGGCACGGAGACCCTCGCGATCGCGGGAGTCGGCGGTGTTCTGATCTCCGCTGACGCACGAGGGACGCGTCTCGGGAGCGAACTCATGAGCTGGGCAGCGCAGTCGATGCGCGATGGCGGCCGCGTCGCGTTCGGTTACTTGGGGTGTCGAGATCAGGTCGTCCCGTTCTACGCGTCATGCGGGTGGAAAAAGATCCGTGCGCGCGAGAGGTCGGTCGGGTGTGATGGCGAACCCGTCGAGCAAGAGCCAGGCCCGCCGATCCTTGTCCTGCCCATCGCCCCATTCGAGATGTGGCCCGATGGAGACATCGACCTGCGCGGACGGGCTTGGTAG
- a CDS encoding Txe/YoeB family addiction module toxin, which yields MTNWRLVYSKQAQKDAKKLASSGLKPKARMLLDLLSEDPFASPPRFEKLIGDLAGCYSRRINIQHRLVYEVNAEARTVHVLRMWTHYE from the coding sequence GTGACCAACTGGCGCTTGGTTTACTCGAAGCAGGCTCAGAAAGACGCAAAGAAATTAGCGTCGTCGGGGCTAAAGCCTAAAGCGCGAATGTTGTTGGACTTGCTCTCCGAAGACCCATTCGCCAGTCCACCCCGTTTCGAAAAACTTATCGGCGACTTAGCCGGTTGCTATTCGCGGCGGATCAATATTCAGCATCGCCTCGTTTATGAGGTCAATGCCGAGGCTCGCACCGTCCACGTTTTGCGGATGTGGACTCACTACGAATAA
- a CDS encoding FitA-like ribbon-helix-helix domain-containing protein, with translation MPSIVVRGLDDHVKAQIAAQAKANGQSMDGEVRAILTKAARRPHIGAVLLNVAQDRGGVKGLPIPTRDDVARVANFE, from the coding sequence ATGCCGTCCATTGTCGTGCGAGGTCTTGATGATCATGTGAAGGCACAAATCGCGGCTCAGGCGAAGGCGAACGGGCAGTCCATGGATGGCGAGGTGCGCGCTATCCTAACGAAGGCGGCCCGACGGCCGCACATAGGCGCGGTTCTTCTGAATGTGGCGCAGGATCGCGGTGGGGTCAAGGGGCTGCCGATTCCGACGCGCGACGATGTAGCACGGGTGGCGAACTTCGAATGA
- a CDS encoding transposase, with the protein MCPPPCRRSIFQHQLDAARSPVYADPAHLAGVRVLGIDEHSWKHVRGHGEDSFATIFLDLTPLIDGTGRARLLDVKGGRSTNVVTT; encoded by the coding sequence GTGTGTCCGCCCCCGTGTCGGCGCTCGATCTTCCAGCACCAGCTCGATGCCGCACGATCCCCCGTCTACGCCGATCCCGCGCATCTGGCCGGGGTCCGTGTCCTGGGTATCGATGAGCACAGCTGGAAACACGTGCGCGGACACGGTGAGGACTCCTTCGCGACGATCTTCCTCGACCTGACTCCACTGATCGATGGGACCGGTCGAGCCCGTCTGTTGGATGTGAAAGGCGGACGTTCCACGAATGTCGTGACCACGTGA
- a CDS encoding type II toxin-antitoxin system Phd/YefM family antitoxin has product MTAVNATSARNNLYRLIDQVNDESEPVTITGQRGNAVLVGEEDWRAIQETLFLASIPGMTESILAAREEGIASGSEELDW; this is encoded by the coding sequence ATGACTGCTGTAAACGCAACATCGGCACGCAATAATCTGTACCGTTTAATCGATCAAGTGAATGACGAGTCTGAGCCGGTGACCATAACAGGGCAACGCGGCAATGCAGTCCTAGTGGGCGAAGAAGACTGGCGTGCGATTCAGGAAACACTGTTTCTGGCCTCGATCCCAGGAATGACTGAGTCCATCCTTGCTGCCCGGGAGGAAGGGATCGCGTCGGGCTCTGAGGAGCTTGACTGGTGA